The Glycine max cultivar Williams 82 chromosome 12, Glycine_max_v4.0, whole genome shotgun sequence genome window below encodes:
- the LOC100809162 gene encoding OVARIAN TUMOR DOMAIN-containing deubiquitinating enzyme 6, with protein MTRVLVQRGSSGGGSSSNPNRSGGGGGSSSNSSVRAEPQVPVLPENSDEVVVVSDEVLESGDKGKSEEGVHFEQGDGSCEDDVAAVVVESDVREEIVKGLSGLRVGERVVSESEGSSGDSSSLLVGGGSCPPPPPVPPPKPSVTGNLNSRRSVAGSLNSGSVGSSRRAVTWPIVSARTSPAGSRPSSPRSHNESEGYNSADEQKPCLVSSYDDFERERQFEIDIRRAKGYEVKKMMEDGNCLFRAVADQVYGDSEVYDLIRQMCIDYMERERDHFSQFITEGFTSYCKRKRRDKVYGNNVEIQAMCEMYNRPIHIYSYTTEPINIFHGSYNTDMPPIRLSYHHGNHYNSLVDPRRLTIGAGLGFSSLRGTNVDKDQVKAAIKAQQDKQINNALLAEGRFYSDLELTEKEIERMVIEVSRAEYLADSTFKQQLGDRESSTSNAEPSSSGATGSSGTDRKTEHGKEHGSDLSSGMQMLLSMGFSYMQAIEAYSIFGDDVDSMVCYLLETGSSSRRKGKATE; from the exons ATGACTCGCGTTTTGGTTCAGAGGGGTTCTTCCGGTGGTGGTTCTTCGTCGAACCCGAACcgcagtggtggtggtggtgggtcTTCTTCTAATTCCTCGGTGCGAGCGGAGCCGCAGGTTCCGGTTTTGCCGGAGAATAGTGACGAGGTTGTTGTTGTGTCGGATGAGGTTTTGGAGAGTGGTGATAAGGGGAAGAGTGAGGAGGGTGTTCATTTTGAGCAGGGTGATGGGTCGTGTGAAGATGACgtggctgctgttgttgttgagaGTGATGTTAGGGAGGAGATTGTGAAGGGGTTGAGTGGGCTTAGAGTTGGTGAAAGAGTTGTTTCGGAGAGTGAGGGTTCGAGTGGGGATTCTTCTTCCCTCCTTGTTGGTGGTGGTTCGTGTCCCCCTCCACCTCCGGTGCCGCCTCCCAAGCCTTCCGTGACGGGGAACTTGAATTCGAGGAGGAGTGTGGCCGGGAGTTTGAATTCCGGCAGCGTCGGATCGTCGAGGAGGGCAGTTACGTGGCCGATTGTTTCGGCTAGGACTTCACCTGCTGGGTCTAGGCCGTCTTCTCCCAGGTCACATAATGAAAGTGAGGGGTACAACAGTGCTGATGAACAGAAGCCTTGCCTGGTTTCATCTTATGATGATTTT GAAAGGGAGCGACAGTTCGAAATTGATATCAGAAGGGCAAAAGGTTATGAAGTCAAAAAAATGATGGAGGATGGAAATTGTCTATTCCGAGCTGTTGCAGATCAGGTGTATGGGGATTCTGAAGTGTATGATTTGATCAGACAGATGTGCATAGATTATATG GAGCGAGAGAGAGATCACTTTTCTCAGTTTATAACTGAAGGCTTCACATCTTACtgcaagagaaagagaagagacaaG GTCTATGGAAATAATGTTGAGATCCAAGCCATGTGTGAAATGTATAATCGTCCAATTCACATATACTCCTACACCACAG AACCTATCAATATCTTTCATGGAAGCTACAACACTGACATGCCACCAATACGATTGAGTTATCATCATGGGAATCATTACAACTCCCTTGTTGATCCACGGCGCTTGACAATTGGTGCTGGGCTTGGGTTCAGCAGTCTTCGTGGA ACAAATGTTGACAAAGATCAAGTCAAGGCTGCTATTAAAGCTCAACAAGACAAACAGATCAATAAT GCACTGTTAGCCGAGGGTCGGTTTTACTCTGATCTCGAGCTCACAGAAAAGGAAATTGAACGCATGGTGATTGAAGTTTCTCGAGCTGAGTACCTTGCAGATAGTACATTTAAGCAACAGCTTGGAGACAGAGAGTCCTCTACCTCAAACGCAGAACCATCATCTTCTGGAGCAA CCGGTTCATCTGGCACTGATCGCAAGACGGAACATGGGAAAGAGCATGGTTCTGATCTTAGTAGCGGTATGCAGATGTTACTATCAATGGGATTCAGTTACATGCAAGCGATTGAGGCTTACAGCATATTTGGGGACGATGTTGATTCCATGGTTTGTTACCTGTTAGAAACTGGCAGTAGCAGCAGACGTAAAGGCAAGGCCACTGAATGA
- the LOC100778865 gene encoding nicalin, with amino-acid sequence MAPRKPREREMLLESVIALIFIFVACVDLCDGATVVDVYRLIQYDMSGVPFGSRLASLNHHAASLHFSPHADLSRTVLLIPLRELNMSFVKEYIAESKPLGGLIFLLPRMFSFENKDGMGSNHQDESKELLKNALDELEQILIHANVPYPVYFAFEDDNIDAVLTDIKKNDVTGQPATATTGGYKFVVSAPEPKKVVSPPITNIQGWLAGLKTDDDAHQLPTIAIVASYDTFGAAPALSVGSDSNGSGIVALLEVARLFSLLYSNPKTRGQYNLLFGLTSGGPYNYNGTHKWLRSFDQRLRESIDYAICLDSIGSWENELWIHVSKPPENAFIKKIHEDFSRVAAELGFKVNLKHKKINISNPRVAWEHEQFSRLRVTAATLSELSTAPELLGKTGGLVDGRHFVNEAAIVRSVKLIAESLARHIYGHQGKNIQIFADNSNLAVNPSYVQSWLDVLSQTPRVAPFLSKGDPFVMALKKELEDHTDEVNLHRDVLDGMFTFYDSTRAKLNIYQVASVTFDLLLLLVLGSYLIVLFSFLVITTRGLDDLISLFRRPPSRKVKTA; translated from the exons ATGGCGCCAAGGAAACCTCGCGAGCGTGAAATGCTGCTCGAGTCCGTTATCGCGCTCATCTTCATCTTCGTCGCCTGCGTCGACCTCTGCGACGGCGCCACCGTCGTCGACGTCTACCGCCTCATCCAGTACGACATGTCCGGAGTCCCCTTCGGATCTCGACTCGCCAGCCTCAACCACCACGCCGCCTCGCTCCACTTCTCTCCACACGCCGATCTCTCTCGCACCGTCCTCCTCATACCACTTCGCGAACTCAACATGTCTTTTGTCAAAg AATATATTGCTGAAAGCAAGCCTCTTGGGGGTTTAATATTTTTGCTTCCCCGGATgttcagttttgaaaacaaagatggtATGGGAAGTAATCATCAAGATGAGAGTAAAGAATTGCTGAAGAATGCATTGGATGAACTTGAACAAATACTTATACACGCCAACGTACCT TATCCTGTTTATTTTGCATTTGAGGATGATAACATTGATGCTGTGTTAACTGATATCAAGAAGAATGATGTCACTGGTCAGCCTGCTACGGCAACAACTGGCGG ATACAAATTTGTTGTTTCAGCCCCAGAACCAAAGAAAGTTGTATCTCCTCCCATTACAAATATTCAG GGATGGTTGGCAGGACTGAAGACAGATGATGATGCTCATCAATTACCCACCATTGCAATAGTTGCATCATATGACACCTTTGGGGCTGCTCCT GCATTATCAGTGGGAAGCGATAGTAATGGAAGTGGCATTGTGGCTCTTCTTGAAGTAGCTAGGTTGTTTTCTCTCTTATATTCTAATCCAAAGACAAGAGGTCAATACAATCTGCTGTTTGGGCTAACTTCTGGTGGGCCTTATAACTACAATGGAACCCATAAG TGGCTTAGGAGCTTTGATCAACGTCTGCGTGAGAGCATTGACTATGCTATTTGCTTGGATAGTATTGGCTCTTGGGAAAATGAATTGTGGATTCATGTGTCTAAGCCTCCGGAAAATGCctttattaagaaaattcatGAA GATTTTTCAAGGGTTGCAGCAGAATTAGGCTTTAAAGTGAATCTGAAGCATAAGAAAATTAACATTTCCAATCCTCGA GTAGCTTGGGAGCATGAACAGTTTTCAAGGCTGAGAGTTACTGCGGCCACCCTTTCTGAACTCTCTACAGCACCTGAATTGCTAGGGAAGACTGGTGGTTTGGTTGATGGCAG GCATTTTGTCAATGAAGCGGCTATTGTCAGAAGTGTGAAATTAATTGCTGAGAGTCTTGCG AGGCATATCTATGGACATCAAGGAAAGAACATTCAGATCTTTGCAGACAACAGTAACTTGGCTGTCAATCCTTCTTATGTTCAATCATGGTTAGATGTTTTGTCCCAAACGCCTCGAGTAGCTCCATTTTTGTCAAAAGGTGATCCTTTTGTAATGGCACTGAAAAAG GAATTAGAAGACCATACTGATGAGGTAAATCTACATAGAGATGTGCTTGATGGGATGTTCACTTTCTATGATTCAACCAGGGCAAAGCTGAACATATATCAG GTTGCCAGTGTCACATTTGACTTGCTGTTGCTTCTAGTGCTGGGATCGTATTTGATTGTGCTCTTCAGTTTCTTGGTCATCACCACTAGG GGTCTTGATGATCTAATCAGTCTATTTCGGCGGCCTCCCTCTCGAAAAGTGAAAACTGCATAG